The following nucleotide sequence is from Prinia subflava isolate CZ2003 ecotype Zambia chromosome 30, Cam_Psub_1.2, whole genome shotgun sequence.
TTCCTGTACCAGGGTTCTTAGGGCATCTAGTTTCTCCTTTTTAAGGACCACTGTGGTCCCcacccaggctgagcagtgagCCATTTTAGAGCCAGGGTGGGACACTTTACACCCTCTAATGCAGTGGCCCCTGTCAAAAATCTGTTCCCACCTCAGCCCACTCCAGAGCCAGAGAACTCTGGGGAAGGGCTTCCCATCTGGGAATGTCAGATAGGATTGATTCCTCCTATTTAGATtgaaaaagtgacattttgtgCTGATCCGGCCAAACAATGCCAATTTTGTTTGACCAGTGGGCAGGGTCAgcaccaaagacacagacaccCCCTGAAGGAATCAGTGTCATTTCCTACAGCTCAAAGCAGCAAAGGAGCacaaaaggagcagctcagcaatGCCCCCAAGCGTCACTACCAAAGATTGCCCGCAGTGATGAAGAAAGATCCATCACCAGTTCCCCTCACACTTTCCCATCACCCACACCCACACATCAGCTGGGGgaagctgtcacagccaaggactgcagagccactcccgggcactgggaattcctgcaggtgcctccagccacaggtgaggctccagcctggctgtgagaCGGCCCAGCTTTGATAGagctgaataaacaaactgatagcacttctagtgcaggaacatctggtttcatCCTCCTCTTGGAtccctcccaaagcctggccaggGCCCAGGGAGGAACCAAGGGAGTTGCCTTTGACCATACAGCCCCAGACAAGGCCAGATGTCAGATTTCATGGCCTTGTCTGGCTTCTAAATACAGAAAGGTCAAGACCTGTTTCACTAAGGAGTGGATACATCTAGTACAATGCTAATGACCATGCATATTTTGTTAAGGAGCAGATACAAAGATACCCTTTGGTTGGAAGGTTCATCCAGAGGTCACCTTTGGCTCCGGGCCTGTTGTTCAGGCCTCACTCAGGCCTCTTGTCCAGGCCTTGCTCTTCAGGGTTTAAGTGCTGGGTTTGACAGTGCTGGCTTAACACTTGCACTTGATgagctcagaggtcttttccaacagaaaGGATTCTGTATTTCCATGATTTTATCTGCTGCATTCAGTCAGGTCCATGTTAGCAGCATTACTTTGGTCAAAAAGTTCcctcttgctcagctcttgtggcctaaggcttcagctcctccagctcctcgtgcaaagctgctcatgctgaacgAGACGACTCCGAGAGAAGAACACAGTTCATGCAATTCCTTCTGggacactgagaggggagggtgtgcAAACAGGAGCATTGTTTGCTGTggcctcctctctgcccttcaCGCCTTTCAGCGCTCACAAacagcccagagctttctccaagagtgcaatggagcagctgttcctgctcccagctctggctcctcccaggctctgaccttgcctggttttgtccctcttgctgtgccctctgttcccctgggctcagtggctgctgcccaggacagtgGAAGTGGCACAGATCCAGTGGTGGAGaccctcctttctctgcccttggagctgcctgctcacagcagccttttccctctggaagctgcacatggagagggagtcctcacctctgttccttgcacaaagcccaggagcccagggctgcagagctgggccgggcacaagtggggcagcacagcaaacagggagctgccagtcccttccagcccgGTGTGCTCAGAGTTTGGGCCTTGGAGCTGCGGGtgggcaaaggcagctgcttctgctccctctgtgtgtgcccgtgttgagcagtgctgctccatcagtctgtgcccagcaccgGGGAaaaggctcagccctgcagggccaggagctgccgggctgtgcctgagcagctcagccagcgggaagggagctgctccacacgggaaccagcagcaaaggacACTCCTTTCTTAGGAAGGTTTTTCTAtcaaaaaaaatagaaagaaaaaaagaagaaagaaaagaaaaaatgagaacGATAAAAACAAATCCCGAATCTATAGTGAAAAATACTTAGTAACTTTGGATAAAGAGATAActaatctttttaaaatgagatctCAGTTATTTACTTTGTAAATGTGTTGATGGCATGGATCCATCCTACTGACCTCAGCAGCCCTTTAAAAAgattttgcagtttgttttcagtattGTTTTAAATTGTGGCAGAAGCAATAGGAAATTGCTGTGCCCCACCAGATCTAAGCAGGACTGGGAATCTAAATTTTGtcaaaccccaaatcctttAGAAGATGACCTTCCTTCTCACCCAGTGAAGTAGCTGCACATTCCCTTGGAAgttttcagagatttttaaagacacaaaGTCCCACTTACAGCTTTTTGCTCTGGTTTCGAGGTGCAGAAGGGAAATTAATTCTTCATCCATCAGCTCCAGACTGCACTGCCTTAGGAACACCATCCACTCGCCAGGTTTTGCTCAGTTGTGGCACTCctagaggaggaagaaagggcaATTGCACAATTCCAGccaaaaaggaaggaagagtgGGACAGACAAAACATCCTGTGAAGATCCAGGCGTTCAGCTGGGACTGTGGAGTGTTTGGGTTCTTGCCAATTGGATGTGGATCCCTACCTGCAATCTCTTGGCCAGCAGGAGAGTCTCACTCAGCTGCCAAAGCAGAAAGCTCAGGTGCTGTGCTCAGAAGGGGCTGGTGTGCTGCAAAGCTGTCAGAGCAATGTGAGGGCAGAGCGAGCCCAGCcgtgcccagggctgagcccagcagagccctggcagagcccagagcagcctcagcacccgCAGAGCCCGGCTGCAAGGACAGAAACCAGAAACTGCCCGTCAGCTGAAGGCTCCTGTGCCTTGTCCCAGCCACCCgcagtgcccaggctgtgctggccgtgctcagagctgggcccaaacctccccatcactgctgcccttgggggcagagcaggagggcagcacatgtgcccagcctgcagccagccatgccacatccagcccctcagcagctgcccagagccaaaaagcagctggacagcccagggaaggatttgttGCCTCCGGCCCAGCAAAGGGAGGAACCTTTGGTGCCCAGCCAGGCCATGCCATGCCCAGatctgggagcatccccctggCTGTGGACTCACCTGCAGATTGGGCATGAAGCGTGTCTCTGAAGAAGGTGCCAGAATCAAACTCCAtcatcttcagctgctgctgaccaggTGGAGGAAGAGATTGTCATCCCTGAGGTTGTCCTtggtgtctccagcagcagccccacctgacagagcttctccaggggctcctccttccctgggggcCAGAGCAGGCTGTCACTGTTCTGCCCAGCGCCCCAGCCGTCAGTGAAGAAGGACAACCAAAACTAGGCTGGATGGTGGCCACCAGTGCTTGCTGGAGCAGGTCTCCAGCTAAGCTCCAGCACAGATGTTCCCATCTCAagatccctgctcagagctACAGGCAGGACAAAAACAGTCTGCTCTTCTTTAGCACTGATTGCTATGAGATGTGTGGAATTGTTACCTGCCAGGATTTTGGATCCAATTGTGCACATGGACCTCTCCCATCTTCTAGGGCAGATGAACGCCCTGCAGCCAAGGATCATTGAAGAGGTCTTCTAAGGATGGCCTGTCCAAGGGTTGCATGGACAAACACCTCTTAATGACATCCTGGCACTCTGAAGAGACAAACCAGAATCTATCAGTCACTTGGAGAAGGATCCCGTCTACTTTGGCCCCCCATTCCCatgcccaggccatgctgggtgtgcccagagctgtgcctaaACTTCCCAATGCATTGTCTGtttggaggagagcagcagagcaggacatgtgccccctccccagcagctgccagagcagggtgctcatgaggctgctgctgtctcccagcactggtattcccctgtgcccagagaTGAGGATCCACCTGGAGAGAGCCATCGTGGGAACAAGATGCGGCCCCAGATGATCTGCTGGCCCCTCCTGAACGGGTGCTTCCCCACGACCAGGTGGTACAGCAGGAGGCCCAGGGACCAGATTGTTGCTGCCTCGCCGTGGTAGCGCTGCTGGTGGATCCACTCTGGTGGGCTGTAGGACAGGGTTCCTGTGGAACACAGACACAGTTCATCAGGGGATGAACTCCTAGAGCCTGgccacagcatccctgggcatgTGGGGGCTggccccctcccacccccagaCAAAAGCAACTTGGCTCAAGACATCATGCTGTTGCCAGCAGCAAGAGGGGGAAGGCCCGGTGctacagccaggctgggccaggagaTGCCCAGGAACATCCCCTGAGGGGGCTCACCTGCAAATTGGGTGTAGGCTGTGTCTTGGAGGAAGGCGCCACAGCCAAAGTCGATGAGTTTGAGCTCTCTGGTGGCCAGGTCGAGCAGGATGTTCTCGGGCTTGATGTCCCTGTGCAGGACcccgcagctggtgcagtgccgcacggcctccagcacctggcggaACAGCGCCCGCGCCTCCTCCTCCGGCAGGAACCTCCGCTCCGCCAGGAAAGCCGACAGGTCCTGGCACCGCTCCGGACGCTCCAGCACCAACAAGAAGCTGTCGGGGAGCTCAAGCCACTCCAGGAGCTGAatgacaccagcacagccagcggACACCTTGTCCAGCAGCACGATCTCCAGGGGCGCACGGGAGCCGTTGGGCTGCGGGAGGAGCACGATGCCGTCAGtggggctgaggccgtgccggggctctgggagccctcagccagCCCCGGCTGCTCTGGGCGCCCCGCTCAGCCCAGGCCCGCTCTCCCCGCAGGGCTCCCGGCGGCTCCCACCCTGCCGGGCCCCGGCTCCTCGCCGCCCGCCACGGCCCGGCTTCtgccgctggccccgctcactcaccagctcgcCCCAGAGCCGGATGCGATCCCGCGGCACGCATTTGATGGCCACCTGCGAGCAAGGGACAGCAGCGGGCTGAGCTCACCGACCGCCCCGCTGCGGTCCgatcttctcctcctgctccgccctcctcctcctcctccgcccgcccccggccccgccgctcacCGGGGCGCCGTCCGACACTCGTGTCCCCGAGTAGACGCTGCCGAATCCTCCGCGCCCCAGCAGCGAACCCAGCCGGTACCGgtcctgcagggcctcctgcGCCTTCCCTGCGGGCGACACGCGGCCgtcagcgctcggcccggggccaGACACGGCCCCCGAGCGCCCCCCGAGCGGCCCGGGCCGGGCATCCCCACCCGCGCCGGGCCCCGGCGGTTCGGGGCCGGCGGCTGCGCTGCCGAGCGGCGGAGCTCGGGCCGGGGAAGCCGCAgcggaggcggcgggagcggccgcgccgCGTGTGTCCTCCGCGGGGCCCGGGAGGAGGCGGCGCCGGGCTCGGGGCCGGCACCGGGGCCGAGGCCGTGCCCGGCCCAGGCGCAGCCAAAGGGTGGCGATgccgccccagccccaggcactgatcCCGGCCCAGCAGCGCCACCGCCAGCACGGCCAGAGCCGGACCCAGGCGAGACCGCGGGGGGACGcccggggacagggacggggcagccccacccggggccgggggcgggccgggggcatGTCCCGGCCcggcagggggagagggaaaggccGGGACGGGGACAccgagaggggctggggagaccGGGAAAGGGACACCAGGAGAGACTGCGGGACACGGAGAGAGAGTGCAGGacagtgggagagggagagggggaacaGGAGGTGAGGAGGGTCGCAGAGTTCGGAGACTCCGCAAAgtcgctgccgccgccgctgccgccgctgccgccgctgccgccgctgccgccgctgccgccgctgccgccgctgccacCGAAGCCCCGGGGCCGTTTGTCCGCGTGTCCGTTCCACGGCCGAGCCCCGCGCGCCCcgggggcagcccctgagcctgtccaaacacgggaacttggccctgtgcagcccagacCCAGAGTCCTGACTCCTGCGCTGTGCCAGAGGAATCCCCTCGCTTGCTGTTCTgcattgtccctgctcaggctcACACACTGCCGGGGcacattccctgcctgcaggattCATGCCCGACCCAAGCACTACACTTATGTCTCCAGCACTGCTTGACAACAAAAACAGGGGAAGGCAAACTGTGTGTACAGCCCATGGTACTTTAGAGTGTCTAAAACTCACTAAGTCACCGATCTTCGAGCTGAGATCCCTTTGGAATTAATGGCATGGACAAGTAGTGCAacatggaaaagggaagcatagaaagaaatagaggaaaacTGCTTGGttagtttctttcattttcatttcacttctggaaagctgtttcagttttccagcaatcttctccacagtcccagctgctctttccAAGAACCTTTCATGGAGAATGAGGTCCAGCTTCTGTCACAAGATGTGCCACCAACTCCAGCTTCTCTTGGATTTCCATCCTGTGAGTGCAGCACGACTTttccagcaaagcaggacaaaTGTCTGGAGAATTTTACCATTTCTCTGTCCCTTTCCCTGTGGACTGGGCAGTTGTGCCATTGGTAAGGTTTCAAAGTTGCGGTTCTAAGCCAAGAAAACAGGAGGTGATAACCAGGCCTAGCTGGGGAATGCAAGGCTGAGTGAATTCAGAGAAAGAATCTCCCTGACACTGTGTGagctccccgggctgggctcagcttcctgctgggactctgcacagggctgagctgcagctgggatcagcagcagctgcaaataCCTCTGGGcattcccattttctgctgctcagagcaagcAATGAAGCGAGTGAAGAAGTTGAGGTTTGTGTTCctcctggtggtttttttttttcattttatttgacaCTCCAGAGGGCAATTTCTGTGATGGCCTCTGTAAGTTGCTTTGatttcagcagcaccagcagcaccagggctgtgttGGAGCTCTGCAATTGTGGCCTGTGTGGCTTTAATTCCCCTCAACTCAGTGCCCAGGGACTTGGGAGCATTTCAATCTCTTCTTATCATGGTGCCTGCCACAAAACTCCTGTGAGTTCACTGTCACAAAAGCACAGTGGGTAGCAATGATGGAAAAAGGCAATTGCAGTTGAACTGCTCAAATTCAGTTGCAGCCAGAAGGGTGCAAGAGCAGACACCATCTCCAATTGGCAAGGCAAAGGCaagagcagcctgctgctgtcacctgagGGTGAGTCAAAGATGCTGCACAGAGCGCTGGAAGCCgagcctttctttctctggaggctgctgagggcagcccaGGCGGGCCCTGGGcagtcagggctgtgtgtgggtgatggctgctgcagtgcagagtccagctggaaaaggccctTGGCAggcgaggcaggagcaggcgggaaggggccggcgctgctgctgctcctggccgggagccgcggctgggccgggccggcgccCGCTgcgctgcggctgctgctgctgccagagccgggCGGGACTCGGGGACAGCGAAtggacacggggggacagcaaaggcctgcggggctgcggggatgTTGGCGCTGGGGCCAgcggcagcacagagctgcagccgcGATTAACCCCGAGGGGAGCGCTGGGGAAAGGCtccatttcagcctttcttgACTGGTGGCTGTGAAGGGAGCGAAATGAAAGGAGAACAAGCAGGGCCCGACCCCTTCTCCTTTGGGAGGAGCCGCGcgcctggggctgaggggccgtgaggggccgtgaggggatcTGAGGGAATGTGaggtgtgaaaaaggcatattgtgtagctctacgcagatatttactgtatgtgatatgctaggtagaaaagttataatgtattaacttttgaatgatatagtgaatgtagttttgtaattaacattaagctttagTAATTAAAACTGAAGCTAAGTGTGTGTGATATTCTTTTTAACTCAAGAAAGAGAGCAAATAATCAAgaattctttgcacagagataatGGTTGCAGAGACTTTAAATTTTCTAgtgaagaatttatggcctttTCTTATcaacaagaaaggaaaactctacaAGGACCCACAGACTTACCGGCGCCTGGATTAATAGAAAACCTTTGTGACATGAACCAGCTGAGATtacatgttttaaataaaatatgcatagtcATGAGGACGATCCTCAAAAGAGAGGGATTTTTCCCTAGTTTTTTTGCCTTCCCTCCTAGCTAGTTTTTGTCTAGAAGGGAGGAGGcctggcccaggctgctgcctttgttcttattgtctcataaattgtcctactctaaattgtttaacttttattattgtatttgtattactatttttttataactattttttaatttttattaaatttctaaaaatccccaaagcgagtgattggcatttGTTACatgaggggatgtgaggggatgtgaggggatgtgaggggctgtgagaggatgtgaggggatgtgaggggatgtgaggggctgtgaggggatgtgaggggctgtgaggggctgtgaggggacgtgaggggatgtgaggggatgtgaggggccgtgaggggatgtgagaagatgtgaggggatgtgaggggatgtgaggggcaaTGTGGGGTTGTGCTGGGCCATGAGGAGCCTCAGCCCTGACAGGACGGGTgtcccaccatgtccccagggcagggcagccgTGAGGGGCCACAAACAGATGTGGTGGCAAAGCAGGCTCGAGGCacctctgggagaggaggagaccctcccccagctccaaaCCACACCAAATCCACCATTAATGGCACTTTCCATCTTTAGAATCCACTGGCAATTTGAAATAGACCGTTCAGGTTAATCCCaatgggagaaggagggaatTTTCCCAGTGAGTGACATCAAGCCTTTGGTAATAATGTCTAGGATTTAAAAGTCTtaacaataaaaatcaatacTAATTGATAATAACAAGAAATAaactcccaaatcccagcaccaCACTAAAATAACgaaccacatttttctttattatcacAAGGTTCATGGAGACAAATCCTTTCAACTCTCCATCTCACATCTTCCCCACCAGAGAAACAAGGCCATTTGCAGTGTTTCATACAAGTTAAAATTGACAGCTGGAGGGAAGAACAGGGCAATACCACCAATTTCCATGTCCAACCCAGCAGTTTTGACTCCAAAGTGGAGGGAATAAAATGGAATGGGGGCAGGGGCTGGTCAGATATTTCTCTAAAGTATGAGAAAATCACCTCCAAGTCAACAGGAGCGGAAAAGAAATGCCTATAAAGCACCCTGTGTGTTCAGGGactcagctgggaggagctggacaTGGACAGAGGCATCTGGAACAGTTCTTTCCTCAGGCTGAgttttccagcctggccctgaagtCAATGAAGGGCTTTCCCAGAGGATTCCAGGGTTACCAACCACCCTTCAAGAGGTGGCTCACAGGAGCACAGAACCTTTCTCATGGttctgagcagaaaaaaggGCAAGAGATGCCCAATTCAGAGCTCTGtgtaaaaacctggaaaataaaaaatcagttGAACTCTGAAGCCCAGCTGTGAGCCCTGCAATCTCAGATCCAAGGGAAAACTGGAAAGGCTTTTTACCTGACACTGAAGAGCTAACAGATGAATGTGTGTGACATTTGGAGAGGCTTCCAATTTTCTACAGTGTTCCTTGAAGTGTTGAACTTGATTTTGTCTTTGCCTCCTCTTGCACTAGAGGAGCCTCATTtccccaggcaggaaggcaaagctcattgctggccctggctggagctgtccctgcagcatttccatcccTGCCGGGGCCTCTTCCCTCagggtccccagcagcagctgctgcagcagcacatggaagctgcagatggagctgctgcccagcccagcctgagctgcacaaGGATCCTGCTGACAGGAACCCTAAGATCCCCTCCCAGGGGCCCTGCAAACACTTGCCCATCTCTTCTGTCTGCTCCATGCAGACCCTGCAGGGAAtatcctgcctctcctctggggCAAGGCCAGCACCCCAAATTCACACTCCAAATGCCGGATTCTGGCCCCTTTCTGCATCTGCTGAGATGGGGCTACAGCATTATTCAGATAAACTCACTGTACTTCAACCTGCAGCCTGCAAACCCAGCCCTTGCACAGTGGGTTTACAAAGACCACAAGTAATAGGCCAAATAGAATTAATTCTCAACTGTGACCCTTCACCCTCTGTGGTAGATTCTTCTATTCTTTACCATGAGACACATTTTCAATTAGACTGCAAGCACTGGGCCTGATGCCTGCAGtaacagaacaaagcaaaaccagccaGATTTCCTTATGAAAATAGAAAGACATAATAAATAgttgttggagtctagaacatctCTCTGGCTActttggagggtttggagactaGACGGGGGTCTGAGATCTGTCCAAGTGGGTCAACTAGCTTCACACAGAGCTCAAGAGGATACTGCTTCTAATCTTTGGCTATGGGAATGAATGctcacattgtatgaagaatcacaagccgagaaaattcaaaagaagtagtagttagttaattatagagtgtaaatgtagaatctaggatttttagtatatgagtttgaagaggcaagatggaggaattggggagtggtcctgtcctccttgttcttgttctttccccccattttctgctgagttgtattacaaggatgggtttagagtagaaatgacatgttaacataggtagtaagtattggtaaaattctgtaaCTAAAAGGTtcgttgtggacggtggttgggtcagagaaatggtacaaaaggtccgggaccctctgatccgtgtcctgctctgctggagatgccttgcagagctgagaaagaactgagggataatgaagaataaacaaccttggaaacacggactggcggactcagcttgtcttctctggctccagcgtgaaacacttagggcaaagagaagacgaaaaaccttattacctcggggaacagcaaccctgagattGTGGAAAGAACTAATGGTCTCCTGAAACGATTCCTTAAACCTCAGGATGGAGGTTGGGATCTTCAGCTGTGGGAGGTTTTGACAGCTGTGAATGATAGATGGGGAGTAAACGGCTGTCCCAAAATCACTGCATTTTGTCCAAAGGCCCCAAGCATAATTCCTGTCTTAGGGGGACCAAATGATTCCAAAATCCCAAGTCACTATCCTGGACAGCCTGTCTTGGTGGACCTCCCTACAGTGGGAGAAGTACAACTTGTGTTAAAAACTCCTCTGAATAAATATGCATGGGTTGCATCTGGTTCTCTTGGGAAAGAATATCAAATAAGTACATGTTGGATAATTCCATCACTTTAATTTTCTGCCCCTTTTAGAGGCAGGCTCtgttgtctttgctttttaCAGGAGAACGCCGGAGGACGTGGAGCAGATAAACCATGATACCACTAACACTTCTCTGCATCCTACCACAATACCATGGCCAAAACCCTGTTGAGTGGCCGTGGTCAGAAGCTGCTGTCAGGTTTACCAGCATGCAAGGATCCTTTCCCAGGGATCGTCGCCCAAACGCAGCAACCGTGGTACTGCATGACTCTGAGGTGAACCATTTGAGTGACTGGGGTTGGGACCAGAAAGATTGGTCCAGAACACTAACTGGGACTTTTGGTGAGAGAATTCAGGTAGGGTGCAGGAAAGTAGAAGGTCTTTCACATGAGAAAGCTTCCAGTATTGCCATTGCCAGAAATGTTTTGGAATCAAACATTACAAGCAATTTACACCCCAACATAACAGCAAATCTTTGCCATATAACAGTGTGGGCATGTGAGAAACAAGTTCCTTTTATAGTGTGTTGTCGTCAAAAGAATGTAGGTAACTTTCCTTTAGACCCCAGCACTAACAATGTTGAAATCACAAGGCTTTGTAAAAATGAGTCTGGTGACTGTTGGCATAACTTCACATTAACCAAACCCATCTATGTATCATGTAATTGGCAAAAAAATGGATCAATCAGGCTTGCAAGGTTTggtttataaatttaaaatgaatgttgtGGCAAAACCCATATTGAGTGTAATGGTAGTGAACCATGGTGAAAATGTCCCCCTAGTGGTGgatgataaaaataaagttttccctCCTTTTGTGGTATCACAAGGTGATGGCATAGCAATGAGATGTGGACTGAATAATGGATCACACATAGAACCAGTACACAGTTATAGTACAGGGCCTCATGGCTGTATTTTGTCTTGtgaatttcaaaatcagaactGTTGGTTAAATCTAACTGATGTAAGATTTCCCATAAAATCATGTGTGGAAAAAACGACACTAAATATTGGGGAGAACTTGATGTTGATGTTGTGATATGCACTTCCCAACCCCTGTTTGTGTTAACACCAAAAGACTCTGCCCTGCTTACAGCATGGgctgaggctgggagagctccatTTCCTCCTGCAGGTTTTGGAGACAGGGGCTTTCATCCTCCATAGAGGGCTGCCCCTCTCTCCAGGCAGGGAAACAAGCACCATGGCAGAAGATCAACGATCCAGCCTTGTACACAGGGAGGCTGTCCAGTGCAAAGCCAGCCACAGCACCCTGGAGATGCTCACTGCACTCTCATGGATCCCTGCCCTGGAATGCCAGGAATGCCCTTGGCCCACAGGGCCTTTCTGTGGCCCTTCTCGgctcaaagctgctgctcttctcgCTCAGTCATGCCTAAAgccacagagctcagcctccCACACCACAACAGGGACAAGactcagcagccaggcagtcGAGCTCAAGGCCGAAGGCTGAGGGGCCGGGGGCTCAAGTCCTGAGGACAGGGGGGTCACACGCCCTGCCCCACAACTCCTGGGCCCACACCTCTGAAAGGCTGTGACCAGGGTTACACACCTGATTACAGGGgctccctccagctgccctcTGAGGAAGCACCAGAGCAGGTGGGTGGCACGAACAGGGCGGCTGCCTGGGGGCTACTTATGgcccactgccccagcccttcAGGGTCTCCCCCAGCCCGGCCAACCTGCCCGGCAGCAGGGacgcagccctgcaggagctccagaggagcccagtCAAGAgcacctcagagccctcagcaatccagccagcaacacacagGCAGGAGGGCACAGATGGCCgttcctggctggcacagggcttgTGGCCGTCTCCAGGCACTGGTCAAGCAGagaccccagcagctctggcccctgCCCAGCCGCCCTTTGGTCAGCACAAAGGCTGCAGCAGAACTATCAAAAGCCAAGGGCCTTCTGGGCATTTTCTCTTCAACACTGCATGCCTGGGTAGCTTGCTGAGCATATGCACTGTTTTTCCACGTTTTCCCCAAAGCCCTGAGGACCCTgggcagcaaaagaaaactcctgagAGTCCATATTAGAACACATTCTATATTTACATGctacaaaaaatggaaaagaagaaaacatgaatcttaaaggaaagaaaaatcactgctggCTCAGGTGCTGACCCAGCAGAGAGAGCCTCCCAGACCAGCTCTCAGCAGAACTCCAGCAGCGCAGCCAG
It contains:
- the LOC134562694 gene encoding serine/threonine-protein kinase pim-2-like, whose product is MNPAGRECAPAVCEPEQGQCRTASEGIPLAQRRSQDSGSGLHRAKFPCLDRLRGCPRGARGSAVERTRGQTAPGLRWQRRQRRQRRQRRQRRQRRQRRRQRLCGVSELCDPPHLLFPLSLSHCPALSLRVPQSLLVSLSRSPQPLSVSPSRPFPLPLPGRDMPPARPRPRVGLPRPCPRASPRGLAWVRLWPCWRWRCWAGISAWGWGGIATLWLRLGRARPRPRCRPRARRRLLPGPAEDTRGAAAPAASAAASPARAPPLGSAAAGPEPPGPGAGGDARPGPLGGRSGAVSGPGPSADGRVSPAGKAQEALQDRYRLGSLLGRGGFGSVYSGTRVSDGAPVAIKCVPRDRIRLWGELPNGSRAPLEIVLLDKVSAGCAGVIQLLEWLELPDSFLLVLERPERCQDLSAFLAERRFLPEEEARALFRQVLEAVRHCTSCGVLHRDIKPENILLDLATRELKLIDFGCGAFLQDTAYTQFAGTLSYSPPEWIHQQRYHGEAATIWSLGLLLYHLVVGKHPFRRGQQIIWGRILFPRWLSPECQDVIKRCLSMQPLDRPSLEDLFNDPWLQGVHLP